In a single window of the Drosophila albomicans strain 15112-1751.03 chromosome 3, ASM965048v2, whole genome shotgun sequence genome:
- the LOC117570169 gene encoding lissencephaly-1 homolog codes for MKMVLSQRQREELNQAIADYLGSNGYADSLEAFRKEADLSTEAEKKFGGLLEKKWTSVIRLQKKVMELEAKLTEAEKEVIEGAPTKNKRTPGEWIPRPPEKYSLTGHRASITRVIFHPIFGLMVSASEDATIKIWDFETGEYERSLKGHTDSVQDVAFDAQGKLLASCSADLSIKLWDFQQSYECVKTMHGHDHNVSSVAFVPAGDYVLSASRDRTIKMWEVATGYCVKTYTGHREWVRMVRVHIEGSIFATCSNDHTIRVWLTNSKDCKVELRDHEHTVECIAWAPEAAASAINEAAGADNKKGHHQGPFLASGSRDKTIRIWDVSVGLCLLTLNGHDNWVRGLAFHPGGKYLVSASDDKTIRVWDLRNKRCMKTLYAHQHFCTSIDFHKAHPYVISGSVDQTVKVWECR; via the exons ATGAAAATGGTGTTGTCGCAGCGGCAGCGCGAGGAGCT TAACCAAGCGATTGCCGATTATCTGGGCTCAAATGGATATGCCGACTCACTGGAAGCCTTTCGCAAGGAGGCCGATCTCAGCACAGAAGCGGAAAAGAAGTTTGGCGGCCTGCTAGAAAAGAAATGGACATCAGTCATACGATTGCAAAAGAAGGTTATGGAACTAGAGGCTAAGCTAACTGAAGCTGAAAAGGAGGTCATCGAAGGTGCGCCCACAAAGAACAAACGCACTCCCGGCGAATGGATACCCCGACCTCCAGAGAAATACTCACTGACAGGGCATCGTGCAAGCATAACGAGA GTTATATTTCATCCCATATTCGGACTCATGGTCTCGGCATCGGAGGATGCCACTATAAAGATATGGGATTTCGAAACTGGCGAGTACGAGCGTAGTCTTAAAGGACACACAGACTCTGTGCAGGATGTGGCATTCGATGCACAGGGCAAACTATTGG CCTCCTGCAGCGCTGATTTATCCATAAAACTATGGGATTTCCAACAGAGCTACGAGTGTGTTAAAACTATGCACGGTCACGATCATAATGTGTCCTCGGTAGCCTTTGTGCCCGCCGGCGATTATGTGCTGTCCGCCTCGCGAGATCGCACCATCAAAATGTGGGAAGTGGCCACAGG CTACTGCGTCAAAACCTACACCGGTCATCGCGAATGGGTGCGAATGGTGCGCGTGCACATAGAAGGCAGCATTTTTGCCACATGCTCAAATGATCACACAATACGCGTTTGGTTGACGAATTCAAAAGACTGTAAG GTTGAATTACGCGATCATGAGCATACGGTGGAATGCATTGCCTGGGCACCGGAAGCAGCCGCATCAGCAATCAACGAAGCAGCTGGCGCTGATAACAAGAAGGGTCATCATCAAGGACCTTTCCTGGCATCTGGCTCACGTGACAAAACCATTCGTATTTGGGATGTAAGCGTTGGACTCTGCTTGCTTACATTGAACGGGCACGATAATTGGGTTCGGGGTTTGGCATTCCATCCGGGtggcaaatatttggtatCGGCCAGTGATGATAAGACCATTCGAGTCTGGGACTTGCGCAACAAACGATGCATGAAGACGCTCTATGCGCATCAACATTTTTGTACATCCATTG aTTTTCACAAAGCCCATCCATATGTCATTTCCGGCAGTGTGGATCAAACAGTTAAAGTTTGGGAATGTCGTTAA
- the LOC117570170 gene encoding splicing factor YJU2, whose translation MSERKVLNKYYPPDFDPSKIPRMKLAKNRQYTVRLMAPFNMRCKTCGEYIYKGKKFNARKEDVENETYLGIRIYRFYIKCTRCLQEISFKTDPQNTDYEIEAGATRNFMALKLAEEQARREEREAREEEANNPMKLLENRTQQSRNEIEMLESLEELRDLNRRQQTVDYSTMLEQYNPAETERERLDREEREDEAFVKSVNFKSKTEGSTRIVTEEIIEEVKEEDINPPAAKVVKPTSLSAGNNNSSTAPPIVKRKTPLVLVRPKAPPAPSAAASTSSVAVAAPTSSATSKPAGLSLLAAYSDSSEDSN comes from the exons ATGTCGGAGCGCAAAGTATTAAAT AAATACTATCCACCGGACTTCGATCCATCGAAGATTCCGCGTATGAAGTTGGCCAAAAATCGCCAGTACACGGTGAGATTAATGGCTCCATTTAACATGAGGTGCAAAACATGCGGCGAATACATTTACAAGGGCAAAAAGTTCAATGCACGTAAGGAGGATGTGGAAAACGAAACATACTTGGGTATTCGCATTTAtagattttatataaaatgtaccCGCTGCCTGCAGGAGATCTCTTTCAAAACAGACCCGCAGAATACAGACTATGAGATTGAAGCGGGTGCAACACGTAACTTTATGGCTCTTAAGCTGGCAGAGGAACAAGCTCGTCGTGAGGAGAGGGAAGCTCGCGAAGAGGAGGCAAACAATCCAATGAAATTGCTTGAGAATCGTACGCAACAGTCTcgcaatgaaattgaaatgctaGAAAGTCTCGAGGAGCTCCGTGACCTCAATAGGCGTCAACAAACTGTTGACTACAGCACCATGTTGGAACAATATAATCCAGCGGAAACGGAACGTGAACGTTTAGATCGCGAGGAACGTGAAGACGAAGCCTTTGTTAA GTCTGTCAACTTTAAGAGTAAAACAGAGGGTAGCACTCGTATTGTTACGGAGGAAATAATTGAGGAAGTCAAGGAAGAGGACATAAACCCACCAGCAGCTAAAGTCGTCAAACCAACATCTCTGTCAGCAGGCAACAATAATTCTTCTACAGCACCCCCGATTGTGAAACGCAAGACTCCTTTGGTGCTAGTAAGGCCCAAAGCTCCTCCAGCGCCTAGTGCAGCAGCCAGCACctcctctgttgctgttgcagcaccCACTTCAAGTGCTACCTCTAAGCCAGCAGGGCTTTCTCTCCTAGCTGCCTATAGCGACAGTTCTGAGGATTCCAATTGA
- the LOC117570171 gene encoding PRKR-interacting protein 1 homolog — MSLIKNLVKETENKPRKKKKNADSDGSDSDGKDKPLGPFIKSATDLQRLKLEKLMKNPEKPVVIPEQRRERDYMSSVPTFVRNVMGSSAGAGSGEFHVYRHLRRKEYARQKNIQNQSLREAADDAFQQKLDDNKRIAEERTAKKRAKRLKKKQRAKQPREQKSNESKKPEESASNESASEAEQDEEAPPIKKNKDTEGAEEEVSGAASTSQKLESTKKIETDERTKQSDPVVESSEPVEESASQTDS, encoded by the exons ATGTCGTTGATTAAAAACTTAGTTAAAGAAACTGAGAACAAGCCGCGTAAGAAGAAAAAGAATGCGGACTCGGACGGCAGTGATTCTGATGGTAAGGACAAGCCGCTGGGGCCTTTTATTAAATCCGCCACTGATTTGCAAAGGTTGAAATTAGAGAAGCTGATGAAAAATCCC GAAAAGCCTGTGGTCATACCTGAGCAACGTCGCGAGCGGGATTATATGTCCTCGGTACCCACATTTGTGCGAAATGTGATGGGCAGCAGTGCGGGTGCGGGCTCTGGGGAATTTCATGTTTATCGTCATCTACGACGGAAGGAATACGCCcgccaaaaaaatatacaaaaccaGAGTTTACGTGAGGCCGCGGACGACGCCTTTCAACAGAAACTGGACGATAATAAGCGTATTGCCGAGGAGCGCACAGCAAAGAAACGTGCTAAGCGcctaaaaaagaaacagcGGGCAAAGCAACCGCGTGAACAGAAATCAAATGAATCTAAAAAGCCGGAAGAAAGTGCATCCAATGAAAGTGCATCGGAAGCAGAACAAGATGAAGAGGCTCCTCCAATAAAGAAGAACAAAGATACTGAAGGTGCAGAGGAAGAGGTCAGTGGCGCAGCATCGACGTCACAGAAATTggagagcacaaaaaaaatcgaaacgGATGAAAGGACAAAGCAAAGTGATCCTGTAGTCGAATCATCAGAACCAGTAGAAGAGTCTGCTTCTCAAACGGATTCTTAA
- the LOC117570166 gene encoding phosphatidylinositol phosphatase PTPRQ, protein MRRSKHGESRTRLYGLVNLTSLLLAWSQLQLQVQAQSSAPSVTEQDLNDLVKLNVVSGRYSLSFSIDDEDKDKYTIENITCKTGSEPTVVAKDRVCEGLDPCSSYTNEITLKAVDVEEATSFTQSLLVYTDYSDPQTTLLSVNATDTAIEVSWETTDRACVKAFEIIAVATDNTQSTQRLSDESSYIFDKIWPCRTYNVTIYTKNNETLTVDTDTQLVDTGYLEPGDLTLSISNRSNGDTRITWSEPDNKSCIGNYTFVWRRLDCVPEEDTTSTTTETTTTGATDVPEIEEFSERYNTRSVCEWNDFSNDTTLKEYTLSDLHGCEKYSIEVYINAERHTRAKGEETFSSAEKLPSAVSNPYQIVNATELQWLWYPPAVNPKCAANYRVNLTGPIRLTEYESDEQLTSDTWVYFTKLHPCGVYNVEIVPISLNGSAGTKFQGQSTLSEDQPSQILEPTSILKNFSIELSWKTPEYADLCIDGYRITGWMDDNKVVEALSVSTQDTTVLFEKDLIACQAYTIQIIPYTRENLDGELRQIDVETAAAVVNSKKISLQLAGSGATSHGMELNANNMDYDNNCQTFFANFSCITRESVVYTYAEKYVESHREGRGFQTVVEPLSPYTSYTCSVQLYNIAGASDAVLEANTKTSIYFPDQPENVTLHAATSNTLSLTWHPPKYLNGQIKYYQTFLMRYEADYFVPNVCDAVIEASKTDNKGDETASVFKDLSPAVKYIIQIAAQNDFGLGQYTAPFLVVTKPDVPGPVTDVNVTLQGPSPDPDVYSANVTIYWTIPCKSNGDIEWFELSFTGTPAGEESITFKRLVEPDTTNKAGRMSYTETDLQPEVNYSVNISVKTRGVDTTSTGAQKDWTSPSGLPSNLGEDLVKNMRVNPYDTNHPTTSAIVTLPANILTSESGNIIYIALLLSQKNCAGEPELKYDVLGTDDWPSILSWEQVGGDCIYQYQTTPERWNPRSGRDTSDESITFTIGTDKCPDESKRFCNGPLTANTEYNMVVRLFTSSGYNDAALLEFKTDAAIKVTLILVSVCSCLLLAFVLGLVLLWVRKRIAWHRDSGQGIEDPFGNVIAKNFAIFYEEVAKPEKLAREFKEITVVALELSYSAAELGSNKNRYADIYPYDKNRVILDIDTEGSDYINASFIDGHTTKKEYIATQGPKLESIMDFWRMVLQHNVRIIVQVTQFREGNTVKCNEYFPYKMRGLSVTIKSKEHFDIYDRTELCVVHDKYGLKEKVVHLYFKKWPDHGCPDDPMHLITFVKKVKAEKRPNYSPIVVHCSAGVGRTGTFIGLDLIMQRLKSESKINIFETVKKLRFQRMKMVQTQQQYTFLYACTYELVKHKIPRAALKLEGRNKPNTPPPSNTKKVSFPIADAAAVHDVPDPELGNGENGTTTLSLRINGLRKQKDLGSLNEQPERNSNGRYGSENEEVAI, encoded by the exons ATGAGGCGCAGCAAGCACGGGGAGTCAAGGACACGGCTTTATGGACTCGTCAACCTGACGTCACTGCTTCTGGCCTGGtcccagttgcagttgcaggtGCAGGCTCAGTCTTCAGCTCCATCAGTTACTGAGCAGGATCTCAATGATT TGGTGAAACTGAATGTGGTTAGTGGACGCTATTCTCTCAGCTTTAGCATTGATGATGAGGACAAggataaatataccatagaaaaCATAACGTGTAAAACAGGAAGCGAACCCACAGTTGTTGCTAAGGATAGAGTCTG TGAGGGTCTCGATCCCTGCTCTTCTTACACAAACGAAATAACACTGAAAGCGGTTGATGTCGAAGAAGCCACGTCCTTTACTCAATCCTTATTAGTTTACACGGATTACTCGG ACCCACAGACGACTTTACTTTCGGTTAACGCAACGGATACGGCTATTGAAGTTAGCTGGGAGACCACCGATCGTGCCTGTGTTAAGGCTTTCGAAATCATTGCAGTTGCAACCGATAACACGCAGTCTACACAACGGCTAAGTGATGAGAGCTCCTACATATTTGACAAAATATGGCCGTGTCGCACATACAATGTCACCATTTACACTAAGAATAATGAGACTCTAACAGTCGATACTGATACTCAGTTGGTGGATACGGGCTATCTTGAGCCCGGAGATCTCACTTTGAGCATTAGTAATCGCTCCAATGGAGACACGCGCATCACTTGGTCCGAGCCAGACAACAAGAGCTGTATTGGTAACTACACCTTCGTATGGCGGCGCTTAGATTGCGTACCCGAAGAGGACACCACCTCGACAACCACTGAAACTACTACGACGGGAGCAACAGATGTTCCCGAGATAGAGGAATTTAGCGAACGATATAATACACGAA GTGTTTGCGAGTGGAACGATTTCTCCAATGACACCACACTGAAGGAGTATACACTGAGTGATCTTCACGGGTGCGAAAAATATTCCATCGAGGTCTACATCAATGCAGAGCGACATACTAGAGCAAAAGGCGAAGAGACCTTTTCATCCGCCGAAAAAC TGCCCAGTGCTGTGTCGAATCCCTATCAAATTGTCAATGCTACTGAGCTCCAATGGCTTTGGTATCCGCCCGCGGTTAATCCCAAGTGTGCTGCCAATTATAGGGTAAATCTAACTGGACCGATTCGGCTAACGGAATATGAAAGTGACGAGCAGTTGACTAGCGACACATGGGTGTACTTTACGAAACTGCATCCTTGCGGCGTCTACAACGTCGAGATAGTGCCTATCTCATTAAACGGAAGTGCAGGAACTAAGTTCCAGGGACAAAGCACGTTGAGCGAGGATC AACCCTCGCAGATACTGGAACCCACAAGTATCCTGAAAAACTTCTCTATTGAGCTGAGCTGGAAGACACCAGAGTACGCGGATCTCTGCATTGATGGCTATCGCATCACCGGCTGGATGGACGATAATAAAGTAGTTGAGGCTTTGAGCGTGAGCACCCAAGATACTACGGTGCTGTTCGAAAAGGATTTGATTGCCTGTCAGGCATACACCATTCAGATAATACCATACACGCGGGAGAATCTCGATGGGGAGTTGCGTCAAATTGATGTcgagacagcagcagctgtcgtAAACTCCAAAAAG atCAGCCTGCAGTTGGCGGGCAGCGGAGCTACATCGCACGGAATGGAGTTAAATGCCAACAATATGGACTACGATAACAATTGCCAAACATTCTTTGCGAACTTTAGTTGTATAACCAGGGAATCGGTGGTGTACACCTACGCCGAGAAGTATGTTGAGAGTCATCGCGAGGGCAGGGGATTCCAGACTGTCGTCGAACCTCTCTCACCGTATACATCTTACACATGCAGTGTGCAGCTCTACAATATTGCCGGTGCCTCAGATGCTGTTTTGGAAGCAAACACTAAAACTTCCATTTACT TTCCCGACCAGCCTGAGAACGTAACGCTACATGCTGCAACCAGTAACACCTTGTCTTTAACCTGGCACCCGCCCAAGTATCTAAATGGACAAATCAAGTATTATCAGACGTTCCTCATGCGCTACGAGGCTGATTATTTTGTACCCAATGTGTGCGACGCGGTCATCGAAGCGTCTAAAACCGATAACAAAG GAGATGAGACTGCGTCCGTCTTCAAGGATTTATCACCAGCGGTCAAATACATAATCCAGATAGCTGCTCAGAATGATTTCGGATTGGGTCAGTATACGGCGCCATTTCTTGTCGTGACTAAACCTGATG TTCCGGGACCAGTTACCGACGTGAATGTGACACTACAGGGTCCATCGCCAGACCCTGATGTCTATAGCGCAAATGTAACTATTTACTGGACCATTCCCTGTAAATCGAATGGGGACATCGAGTGGTTCGAATTGTCGTTTACAGGTACACCGGCAGGTGAAGAATCTATTACGTTTAAGCGTCTTGTAGAGCCCGATACCACCAACAAGGCTGGGCGCATGTCCTACACTGAAACAGACCTCCAGCCAGAGGTCAATTACTCTGTCAACATTTCGGTTAAGACGCGAGGCGTCGACACAACCAGCACAGGCGCACAAAAGGATTGGACATCACCCTCGGGTT TGCCCTCTAACTTGGGTGAGGACTTGGTTAAAAATATGCGTGTTAATCCCTATGATACCAATCATCCCACTACTTCGGCTATTGTGACTCTGCCCGCCAATATTCTGACTTCAGAATCGGgcaatattatatacattgcTCTACTGctatcacaaaaaaattgcGCTGGCGAACCAGAGCTCAAATACGATGTGCTAGGTACTGACGATTGGCCATCGATTTTGTCGTGGGAGCAGGTTGGAGGCGATTGTATTTATCAGTATCAAACAACACCAGAGCGCTGGAATCCCAGGAGCGGACGAGACACCTCTGACGAGTCAATCACATTTACCATTGGCACCGACAAGTGTCCCGATGAGTCGAAGCGCTTCTGCAATGGTCCTCTTACTGCGAACACCGAATACAATATGGTTGTCCGACTGTTCACCAGTTCAGGGTACAACGACGCTGCCCTGTTAGAGTTCAAAACTGATGCGGCCATTAAGGTAACCCTCATTCTGGTCAGTGTCTGCAGTTGCCTGCTATTAGCATTTGTCCTTGGCTTGGTTCTCCTATGGGTGCGTAAGCGCATTGCCTG GCATCGCGACTCAGGTCAAGGTATAGAGGATCCCTTTGGTAATGTTATAGCAAAGAACTTTGCCATATTCTATGAGGAAGTTGCCAAACCTGAAAAACTGGCACGTGAATTCAAGGAAATCACCGTGGTAGCCCTAGAGCTCAGCTATAGTGCTGCAGAGTTGGGTAGCAATAAGAATCGCTATGCAGACATATATCCCT ATGACAAGAATCGAGTAATATTGGACATAGATACCGAGGGTTCTGACTACATCAATGCATCTTTTATCGAC GGTCACACCACCAAAAAGGAGTATATCGCAACTCAGGGACCTAAGCTAGAGAGTATAATGGATTTCTGGAGGATGGTACTTCAGCATAATGTACGCATTATTGTTCAGGTCACACAATTCCGGGAGGGCAATACA GTCAAATGCAACGAGTATTTTCCATATAAAATGCGCGGTCTGAGCGTCACCATAAAATCTAAAGAACATTTTGATATCTATGATCGTACCGAGCTTTGTGTGGTTCACGATAAATACGGTCTAAAGGAGAAAGTGGTGCATTTATACTTCAAGAAGTGGCCCGATCACGGCTGTCCCGACGATCCCATGCATCTAATCACATTCGTAAAGAAAGTAAAGGCCGAAAAGCGTCCCAACTACTCACCCATTGTGGTCCATTGTAGCGCTGGAGTCGGGCGCACAGGAACATTCATTGGTCTGGATTTGATAATGCAACGCCTGAAGAGCGAATCGAAAATCAACATATTCGAAACTGTGAAGAAACTGCGTTTTCAG cgCATGAAAATGgtgcaaacacaacagcagTATACCTTCCTCTACGCCTGCACGTACGAACTGGTCAAGCACAAGATTCCTCGGGCAGCCCTTAAGCTTGAGGGACGCAACAAGCCAAATACACCGCCGCCATCAAATACCAAAAAGGTCAGTTTTCCAATTGCGGATGCTGCTGCCGTGCACGATGTGCCAGATCCAGAGTTGGGTAACGGCGAAAATGGAACTACTACGTTGTCGTTACGAATTAACGGTCTACGTAAGCAAAAGGATTTGGGTTCGTTAAACGAGCAGCCTGAGCGTAACAGTAACGGTCGATACGGAAGTGAGAATGAGGAGGTAGCCATTTGA